One genomic region from Spirosoma sp. KCTC 42546 encodes:
- a CDS encoding two-component regulator propeller domain-containing protein, protein MKRIKMTTLIFVLLLFGCNHTNTFSQGQNQTTVAKDTIKSQTKNSITSYGPKSIVRSVIQDRKGNIWMASWDGIFRYDGKSFTNITSKESSGRFFSILEDSKGNFWFGTIGEGAYYFDGTSFKNFTTINGLLNNEVTSIYEDKKGNIWFGVSGGASCYDGKIFRNYIIDENVIYEAWKGKTFTDRQPNSLGVMMEDKTGKLWISTKGEAYIYDGKTFAVLRDKDGKAFYGFGGITKDRKGNIWFSANDGIWRYDDSTFTKFSEKGASSILEDKKGNIWTSSTTAMYNKPWTLSRYDEKSLYNEKPTVTEITNKQLIFGILEDYDGNIWFGSGHGVYRYDGKTITDFKEIQGDN, encoded by the coding sequence ATGAAGCGAATAAAAATGACGACTTTAATATTTGTACTTCTGCTTTTCGGCTGCAATCATACCAATACCTTCAGCCAAGGACAAAATCAAACAACCGTAGCAAAAGATACAATCAAGTCCCAAACCAAAAACTCAATCACTTCCTATGGTCCTAAATCAATTGTTCGCTCAGTCATACAGGATAGAAAGGGCAATATCTGGATGGCTTCATGGGATGGCATTTTCCGATATGATGGAAAGTCTTTTACTAATATTACAAGTAAAGAGAGTTCGGGACGCTTTTTTTCGATTTTAGAAGATAGCAAAGGAAATTTTTGGTTCGGGACGATTGGAGAAGGTGCTTATTATTTTGATGGGACATCTTTTAAAAATTTCACAACAATAAACGGGCTACTTAATAATGAAGTTACAAGTATTTATGAAGATAAAAAAGGTAACATTTGGTTCGGTGTTTCCGGAGGAGCAAGCTGTTACGATGGGAAAATATTTCGGAATTATATCATAGATGAAAATGTCATTTATGAAGCTTGGAAAGGAAAAACTTTTACGGACAGACAACCTAATAGCCTTGGTGTTATGATGGAAGACAAAACAGGGAAATTATGGATTAGTACAAAGGGTGAGGCTTATATTTATGATGGAAAAACATTTGCAGTTCTTCGAGATAAAGACGGTAAAGCCTTTTACGGTTTTGGGGGTATAACCAAGGATAGAAAAGGCAATATTTGGTTTAGTGCAAATGATGGTATTTGGCGTTATGACGATAGCACATTTACTAAGTTTTCGGAGAAAGGTGCTTCATCAATACTTGAAGATAAAAAAGGAAACATCTGGACTTCTTCAACAACTGCTATGTATAATAAGCCATGGACACTTTCTCGTTATGACGAGAAGTCTTTATATAATGAAAAGCCAACAGTAACAGAAATAACAAATAAACAATTGATATTTGGAATTCTAGAAGATTATGATGGAAATATTTGGTTTGGCTCTGGTCATGGGGTTTATCGTTATGATGGAAAAACAATCACGGACTTTAAGGAGATACAAGGAGATAATTAG
- a CDS encoding AraC family transcriptional regulator — protein sequence MEKLRKVVPKEAVSAWGARLDTLVENKLTLSHDEAELHLYETFQQANLIQLRFNAPVMTSMLSGRKVMHLREMDPFDYQPGESLLLPSDRLMQIDFPDATTDSPTRCLALTISDEFIRETIDQLNEEIPRVETIDQWQLDTDNYLVQNDPEISSLTDKLMRLFRENNSFRPFFIKNTLRELIVRLSQTQVRTGLLLQTSQHINTNRLAYVVTYIRENITRSLSVEELCDKACLSKSHFFRLFKSELGVSPAQFILTERIRRAKAILSNPAKTITDACYESGFNSITHFSSAFRSVENICPRQFKRQLLGLN from the coding sequence ATGGAAAAATTAAGGAAAGTGGTTCCTAAGGAAGCGGTAAGTGCCTGGGGAGCCCGCTTGGACACGTTGGTGGAGAATAAGCTGACACTCAGCCACGATGAAGCCGAACTACATCTGTATGAGACATTTCAGCAGGCGAACCTGATTCAGTTGCGTTTCAACGCACCCGTAATGACCAGTATGCTAAGTGGCCGCAAGGTGATGCACCTGCGTGAAATGGACCCTTTCGACTATCAACCGGGCGAATCATTATTGTTACCCTCGGATCGGCTGATGCAGATTGATTTTCCCGACGCCACCACCGATTCTCCTACGCGCTGCCTGGCACTCACCATTTCAGATGAGTTTATCCGTGAAACGATTGATCAGCTGAATGAAGAGATTCCGCGTGTCGAAACCATAGATCAGTGGCAATTGGATACAGATAATTATCTGGTACAGAATGACCCTGAAATCAGTTCACTGACGGATAAACTGATGCGGTTGTTTCGTGAAAACAACTCGTTTCGGCCCTTCTTTATCAAAAACACCCTGCGTGAGCTGATTGTCCGACTTTCACAAACGCAGGTGCGCACGGGTTTACTTTTGCAAACGAGCCAGCATATAAATACGAACCGGCTGGCGTATGTGGTGACCTATATTCGTGAGAATATAACCCGTAGTTTGTCGGTTGAGGAACTTTGTGATAAAGCCTGCCTGTCTAAATCCCATTTTTTCCGACTCTTTAAAAGTGAGCTCGGCGTTTCTCCGGCCCAGTTTATCCTGACCGAACGTATCCGTCGGGCAAAGGCAATTTTGAGCAACCCAGCCAAGACCATTACGGATGCCTGTTATGAATCAGGCTTTAACAGTATCACCCATTTTAGTAGCGCCTTTCGTTCGGTCGAAAACATCTGCCCCCGCCAGTTCAAGCGGCAACTCTTAGGGCTAAATTGA
- a CDS encoding DUF2461 domain-containing protein translates to MTTKTASKAAFTAPTLEFMRELVQNNNREWFHANRPRYDAAKAELCAVVERVLAGLSPFEPLANTAVKDCIFRINRDIRFSKDKAPYKSNLAFAVGPGGRHSGRVDYYVHIQPGNQSFLGAGMWQPTPANLAKFRQEVDYNAQQLKDIIEADEFKTYFPEAAGEVMKTTPKGYPADHPEIELLRRKELFFLHRYTDKEVLKPNFADEIVRGSRIIKPYCDLLNYLFYDEKEETVTL, encoded by the coding sequence ATGACAACAAAAACTGCCTCAAAAGCGGCCTTTACGGCGCCTACGCTGGAGTTCATGCGCGAACTCGTTCAAAACAACAATCGGGAGTGGTTTCATGCCAACCGGCCTCGGTACGATGCTGCCAAAGCCGAGCTTTGCGCGGTAGTGGAGCGGGTATTGGCAGGGCTTAGCCCGTTTGAACCGTTAGCCAATACCGCGGTAAAAGACTGTATTTTTCGCATCAACCGCGACATCCGATTTTCTAAAGATAAAGCGCCCTACAAATCAAATCTGGCCTTTGCAGTCGGCCCCGGCGGACGTCATTCGGGCCGGGTTGATTATTACGTACATATCCAACCGGGTAACCAATCGTTTCTGGGTGCGGGCATGTGGCAGCCGACACCCGCTAACCTCGCTAAATTTCGGCAGGAAGTGGACTATAACGCTCAGCAACTGAAGGACATCATTGAGGCCGATGAGTTCAAGACCTACTTTCCTGAAGCAGCGGGTGAGGTGATGAAAACAACACCCAAAGGCTATCCCGCCGACCACCCCGAAATCGAGTTGCTTCGGCGCAAAGAGTTATTCTTCCTGCACCGTTATACCGACAAGGAAGTTCTCAAACCCAACTTCGCCGACGAAATCGTACGCGGCAGCCGCATCATCAAACCCTACTGTGATTTACTGAATTATCTGTTTTATGATGAGAAGGAGGAGACGGTAACGTTGTAA